A genomic region of Pelodiscus sinensis isolate JC-2024 chromosome 1, ASM4963464v1, whole genome shotgun sequence contains the following coding sequences:
- the LOC142818688 gene encoding olfactory receptor 52E4-like yields MSESNNTNFTNPSIFILLGIPGLEMAHVWISIPFCTMYVIALLGNFTVMFIIKKEPSLHVPMYYFLCMLAVTDLVLSTSILPKMLSIFWFNSREIDFSACFTQLLFFHCFLVMESGIFVAMALDRYVAICHPLRHSTILTNPVVGKVCLAVLLRSSLVTLPMVLLATQWSYCRTNIIPQPYCAHMPVVGLACGDTRASSYYGLFVLFCVMGLDMMFIAVSYTQILRAIFRLPTKDARLKTFRTCSSHLCSILVFYIPGLFFSLTSRYTQNGPHHFHALINHMYYLMPPMLNPIIYGVRTKQIRDRLLRLFIHKGASLPIPSKKSLLPNLFPHGPAASFKSPPLF; encoded by the coding sequence ATGTCAGAGTCCAACAACACCAAtttcaccaacccctccatctTTATCCTGCTGGGCATTCCGGGTCTAGAAatggcccatgtctggatctccatccccttctgcaccatgtacgtcatagccctcttggggaacttcaccgtCATGTTCATCATCAAGAAGGAGCCGAGCCTCCATgtgcccatgtactatttcctctgcatgctggctgtcaccgACCTGGTCCTCTCCACGTCCatcctgcccaaaatgctgagtattttctggttcaattccagagaGATTGATTTCAGTGCCTGCTTCACCCAGCTCTTATTCTTTCACTGTTTTTTAGtgatggagtctgggatcttcgtggccatggcgttggatcgctacgtggccatctgccatcccctgagacattctaCCATCCTGACAAACCCTGTGGTGGGCAAGGTCTGCCTGGCTGTGTTGCTGCGCAGTAGCTTGGTCACACTGCCCATGGTCCTCTTGGCAACACAGTGGTCATACTGCAGGACTAATATCATCCCCCAGCCTTATTGCGCACACATGCCGGTGGTGGGGCTGGCCTGTGGTGACACTAGAGCCAGTAGTTATTACGGCCTCTTTGTGCTCTTCTGTGTGATGGGTCTGGATATGATGTTCATTGCtgtgtcctacacccagatcctcagggccatcttcagactcCCCACCAAGGACGCCCGCCTCAAGACATtcaggacctgcagctcccacctctgttCCATTTTAGTGTTTTACATACCAGGTCTTTTCTTCTCCCTCACATCTCGATATACCCAGAATGGGCCTCACCATTTCCATGCTCTCATCAACCACATGTACTACTTGAtgccccccatgctcaaccccatcatctatggggtgaggaccaaGCAGATACGGGATAGGCTGCTGCGTCTCTTTATTCATAAGGGTGCCTCCCTGCCTATTCCCTCAAAGAAAAGCCTCTTGCCCAATCTTTTCCCCCATGGTCCCGCTGCATCCTTCAAGTCTCCACCTCTCTTCTGA